A genomic region of Mesobacillus jeotgali contains the following coding sequences:
- a CDS encoding amidase domain-containing protein: protein MREQLQELLEQRVLQCVSMPRNQLHECPSIEMKKQSFANRSAEIVKAKANGRVIEKVDNKENALVLYEVHFQYLIKQRGLFYMEEEVEKRQAEFFKGVLVKDEKLNEIKGSEGRHEAMPAIAQQKGDQERKGFKYDRLKAVQYAERWWNDYNPAYKKFEVDCTNYISQCLHQGGGPMRGYPNRSNGWWMQNDNWSFSWSVANAMRWYIPGSKLGLRGREVKSAEKLKLGDVICYDFEGDGRFDHTTIVTGHDADGMPLVNAHTYNSRMRYWAYEDSTAYTPNIKYKFFTITDDHDDI, encoded by the coding sequence ATGCGTGAACAACTGCAGGAACTTCTGGAACAGCGTGTCCTTCAATGTGTATCAATGCCGCGAAATCAACTGCACGAGTGTCCCAGTATAGAGATGAAAAAGCAGAGTTTTGCCAATCGATCTGCTGAAATTGTAAAAGCAAAGGCAAATGGCAGAGTAATAGAGAAGGTTGACAATAAGGAAAATGCTTTGGTTCTATATGAGGTTCATTTTCAGTATTTGATTAAGCAACGAGGATTATTTTACATGGAGGAAGAAGTGGAGAAGAGGCAGGCTGAATTTTTCAAGGGCGTCCTGGTTAAGGATGAAAAGCTGAATGAAATCAAAGGTTCCGAGGGCAGGCATGAAGCGATGCCAGCAATTGCACAGCAGAAGGGAGACCAGGAGAGGAAGGGGTTCAAATATGACAGGCTGAAGGCTGTCCAGTATGCGGAAAGATGGTGGAATGACTACAATCCTGCATATAAAAAGTTCGAGGTCGATTGTACCAACTATATATCGCAATGCCTTCATCAGGGCGGAGGGCCGATGCGCGGGTACCCAAATCGAAGCAATGGCTGGTGGATGCAGAATGATAATTGGAGCTTCAGCTGGTCGGTCGCCAATGCAATGCGCTGGTATATCCCAGGGTCCAAGCTGGGGTTGAGGGGGAGAGAAGTAAAAAGTGCAGAAAAGCTGAAGCTTGGGGATGTCATCTGTTATGACTTTGAGGGGGATGGCCGTTTTGACCATACCACGATTGTTACGGGACATGATGCGGATGGAATGCCGCTGGTCAATGCCCATACTTATAACAGCCGGATGCGGTATTGGGCATATGAGGATTCGACGGCCTATACTCCTAATATTAAATACAAGTTCTTTACGATTACGGATGATCATGATGATATTTAA
- a CDS encoding YgzB family protein produces the protein MAKYSNKINKIRTFALSLIFIGFIVMYAGIFFRNSPLVMTIFMILGLLFIIASTVVYFWIGMLSTKTVQVVCPNCGKHTKMLGRVDICMYCNEPLTLDPSLEGKEFDEQYNRKQQK, from the coding sequence ATGGCTAAGTATTCAAATAAAATTAATAAAATCCGCACGTTTGCGTTGAGCCTTATCTTTATCGGCTTCATCGTAATGTATGCAGGTATTTTCTTTCGGAACTCCCCATTGGTCATGACAATTTTCATGATCCTGGGATTGCTTTTCATTATAGCAAGCACGGTTGTTTATTTTTGGATTGGAATGTTATCGACAAAAACAGTTCAGGTAGTCTGTCCTAATTGCGGCAAGCATACCAAGATGCTTGGGCGGGTGGATATTTGCATGTATTGCAATGAACCTTTAACTCTTGACCCATCTCTTGAAGGCAAAGAGTTTGATGAACAATACAACCGTAAACAACAAAAATAG
- the queG gene encoding tRNA epoxyqueuosine(34) reductase QueG, which translates to MDTASLKQDIIEYSKTIGIDKIGFAAPSTFEEMKVRLYKQQELQYHSGFEEKDIEKRTEPSLIFDRPKSIISIALAYPSKMKTKVVSKKGERRGIFCRASWGTDYHVVLRDRLKKLEEYIASKVPGSLFKSMVDTGELVDRAVAERAGIGWSGKNCSIITPEFGSYVYLGEIITNIPFEPDTPMEDRCGSCNKCVDVCPTGALVQGGQLDAQKCIAFVTQTKGFLADEFREKLGNRLYGCDTCQTVCPENKGKDFHFHEEMEPDPEIAKPLLKPLLTMSNRDFKEKFGHVSGSWRGKKPIQRNAIIALAHYKDDTAVPELIKVMQDDPRPVLRGTAAWALGKIGGSEALDALKHASAVEKEEEVLNEISKGLEFFKDNPESNISV; encoded by the coding sequence GTGGATACAGCAAGTTTGAAGCAGGATATTATCGAATACAGCAAAACGATCGGGATTGATAAAATAGGTTTTGCGGCTCCTTCAACCTTTGAGGAGATGAAGGTCAGGTTATATAAACAGCAGGAACTTCAATATCATTCCGGATTTGAGGAGAAGGATATTGAAAAGAGAACGGAACCTAGCCTGATTTTTGACCGCCCTAAATCAATCATCTCGATTGCACTAGCTTATCCTTCAAAGATGAAGACGAAAGTTGTCAGCAAGAAGGGAGAACGGCGTGGAATCTTCTGCCGTGCATCATGGGGGACTGATTATCACGTAGTCCTAAGGGACAGGTTGAAAAAACTCGAGGAATACATTGCTTCGAAGGTACCTGGTTCATTGTTCAAGTCGATGGTTGATACGGGAGAATTAGTTGACAGGGCAGTTGCCGAACGGGCAGGGATAGGCTGGAGCGGAAAAAACTGTTCCATTATCACACCAGAGTTTGGATCATATGTTTATTTAGGTGAAATAATCACCAATATACCGTTTGAACCCGATACGCCTATGGAGGATCGCTGCGGCAGCTGCAATAAATGTGTGGATGTTTGTCCTACGGGGGCACTTGTGCAGGGCGGGCAGCTTGACGCACAAAAGTGCATTGCCTTCGTGACACAGACGAAGGGTTTTTTGGCTGATGAATTCCGGGAAAAACTCGGCAATCGCTTATATGGCTGTGATACTTGCCAGACAGTTTGTCCCGAGAACAAAGGGAAGGATTTTCATTTCCATGAAGAAATGGAGCCAGATCCTGAAATTGCGAAGCCCCTTCTGAAACCTTTACTGACGATGAGCAACCGTGATTTTAAAGAAAAGTTTGGACATGTGTCCGGTTCCTGGCGAGGCAAGAAGCCTATCCAGCGCAATGCGATCATTGCCCTTGCGCATTATAAAGATGATACAGCAGTACCTGAGTTGATCAAGGTAATGCAGGATGATCCAAGACCTGTTCTCAGGGGAACGGCAGCATGGGCGCTTGGCAAAATTGGCGGAAGTGAAGCGTTGGACGCACTGAAACATGCCTCTGCTGTTGAGAAGGAAGAGGAAGTACTAAATGAAATCAGTAAGGGACTGGAGTTTTTTAAGGACAACCCAGAGTCGAATATATCTGTGTAA
- the perR gene encoding peroxide-responsive transcriptional repressor PerR, with protein sequence MAVVQSQLKEALDTLKDTGVRITPQRHAILEFLINSMSHPTADEIYKALEGKFPNMSVATVYNNLRVFREVGLVKELTYGDASSRFDFVTSHHYHVICDNCGKIVDFHYPGLDEVEHLASHVTGFKVGNHRMEIYGTCPDCSAKEVH encoded by the coding sequence ATGGCGGTGGTACAGAGTCAGTTAAAAGAAGCCCTGGATACCTTGAAGGATACAGGAGTCCGTATTACTCCGCAACGTCATGCGATACTCGAATTTTTAATAAACTCAATGTCGCACCCAACAGCTGATGAAATATATAAAGCGCTTGAAGGGAAATTCCCTAATATGAGCGTAGCGACAGTTTATAACAATTTGAGAGTATTCCGTGAAGTTGGTTTGGTAAAGGAATTGACATATGGAGATGCATCAAGTCGTTTTGACTTTGTGACTTCCCACCATTATCACGTTATTTGTGACAACTGCGGGAAGATCGTTGATTTCCATTACCCAGGCCTTGACGAAGTTGAACACTTGGCTTCCCATGTAACGGGTTTTAAGGTCGGTAACCACAGAATGGAGATTTACGGTACTTGTCCGGATTGCTCTGCGAAGGAAGTTCATTAA
- the trmL gene encoding tRNA (uridine(34)/cytosine(34)/5-carboxymethylaminomethyluridine(34)-2'-O)-methyltransferase TrmL, producing MALHVVLYQPLIPANTGNIARTCAGTDTELHLIRPLGFSTDDKMLKRAGLDYWEHVKIHYYDSLEDFYQQNEGGEFFYVTKFGKKAHSDFDYSVIEKDFFFIFGRETTGLPKEVIEKNIETCLRLPMNENIRSLNLSNTAAILIYEALRQQDYRDLRKY from the coding sequence ATGGCATTGCATGTTGTATTATATCAGCCGCTCATTCCAGCAAACACTGGCAATATAGCGCGCACATGCGCCGGTACCGATACCGAGCTTCACTTGATCAGGCCGTTGGGATTTTCGACGGATGACAAGATGTTGAAGCGGGCGGGTTTGGATTACTGGGAGCATGTGAAAATTCATTATTATGATTCGCTCGAGGACTTTTATCAACAGAACGAGGGCGGAGAATTCTTTTACGTAACTAAATTTGGCAAAAAGGCGCATTCTGATTTTGATTATAGCGTAATCGAAAAGGATTTCTTCTTTATTTTTGGCAGAGAGACGACAGGACTTCCTAAAGAAGTGATCGAAAAAAATATAGAGACATGTCTGAGACTGCCTATGAATGAGAATATCCGTTCATTAAACCTATCTAACACGGCTGCTATCTTAATTTACGAAGCACTTAGACAGCAGGATTATCGGGATTTGCGTAAATATTAG
- a CDS encoding D-2-hydroxyacid dehydrogenase, giving the protein MKIYSSILPAEVLREDVKKEFPQVSFEFHKGIKEELFLDAEIFITYGEDLTEELIYKTDKLRWIMVMSAGLDRMPFEACKKRGIFVTNVRGIHKIPMAEFTIGMMLQHVKQMRSLWTNEQAESWERKLPMGELYGKTLLILGIGAIGGEVARLAKAFNMKTIGVNRSGREAEWADEKFTMDNYREALPEADFIVSVMPSTNETKHFLDASDFELMKDSAVFINIGRGDLVKDEVLLAALQEKKIAHAYLDVFYEEPLKASHPFWMMENVTVTPHISSLTKNYLPRSFEIFKHNLHTYIKNDSNYLNVIDMDRGY; this is encoded by the coding sequence ATGAAAATATACTCCTCGATTCTGCCTGCAGAGGTATTGCGGGAAGATGTGAAGAAGGAATTTCCTCAAGTCAGCTTTGAATTCCATAAAGGAATCAAGGAAGAATTATTTTTGGATGCAGAAATTTTCATTACATATGGCGAGGATTTAACTGAAGAACTAATTTACAAGACTGATAAATTAAGGTGGATCATGGTCATGTCTGCCGGATTGGACAGAATGCCATTCGAGGCTTGCAAGAAGCGTGGGATCTTTGTTACCAATGTCAGGGGTATCCACAAAATTCCGATGGCTGAATTTACAATCGGCATGATGCTCCAGCATGTTAAGCAAATGCGGTCCCTGTGGACTAATGAGCAAGCCGAGTCTTGGGAGCGTAAATTGCCGATGGGAGAATTATACGGCAAGACATTGCTCATTCTAGGTATAGGGGCAATTGGCGGAGAAGTGGCGCGACTGGCAAAAGCATTCAATATGAAGACAATTGGTGTGAACCGAAGTGGCCGTGAAGCCGAATGGGCTGACGAAAAATTTACGATGGACAACTATCGAGAGGCCTTGCCGGAAGCGGATTTCATTGTCTCTGTAATGCCAAGCACGAACGAAACAAAGCATTTTCTCGATGCTAGCGATTTTGAATTAATGAAGGATTCTGCAGTTTTTATTAATATTGGTCGTGGGGATTTAGTTAAGGATGAGGTTTTATTAGCTGCACTTCAGGAAAAAAAGATAGCACATGCTTATTTGGATGTGTTTTACGAGGAACCACTGAAAGCAAGCCACCCATTCTGGATGATGGAGAATGTAACGGTCACGCCTCATATTTCAAGCCTTACGAAAAACTATCTGCCAAGATCTTTTGAAATTTTCAAACATAATCTGCATACATATATTAAAAACGATTCGAATTATCTTAATGTAATAGACATGGACAGGGGGTACTAG
- a CDS encoding cob(I)yrinic acid a,c-diamide adenosyltransferase, whose protein sequence is MKIYTKTGDKGTTSLIYGTRVAKNDKRVEAYGTCDETNSMIGLALSYLNGEYFSGKEEMQEMFHKIQTALFHVGAELATPAGKNVKWTLEEKDIEELETKIDAWDAALPQLTNFILPGGHQAGAALHVARTVARRAERQAVELGEEVSPLVLSYLNRLSDFLFVAARYVNMHLGSKEQTLHQD, encoded by the coding sequence ATGAAGATCTATACAAAGACAGGTGATAAAGGAACAACTTCTCTTATTTATGGAACAAGGGTAGCTAAGAATGATAAACGTGTAGAAGCTTACGGAACATGTGATGAAACGAATTCAATGATTGGGCTGGCATTAAGTTATTTGAACGGAGAGTATTTCAGCGGCAAAGAAGAAATGCAGGAAATGTTCCATAAAATCCAAACGGCATTGTTTCATGTCGGTGCAGAACTAGCTACACCAGCTGGAAAAAATGTGAAGTGGACTCTTGAGGAAAAAGATATCGAAGAGCTAGAGACCAAGATTGATGCCTGGGATGCAGCACTTCCGCAATTGACCAACTTTATTCTCCCTGGAGGCCATCAGGCCGGAGCAGCGCTGCATGTAGCGAGGACTGTTGCAAGACGTGCAGAACGGCAGGCTGTTGAACTGGGAGAAGAAGTTAGCCCACTTGTCCTTTCTTATTTGAATCGACTATCTGACTTCCTGTTTGTCGCGGCGAGATATGTGAATATGCATCTGGGGTCAAAGGAACAGACATTGCATCAAGATTAA
- a CDS encoding PrkA family serine protein kinase yields MDILKKIEMYRQDEEKLKWEGTFREYLEIVKEQPWVAQSAHSRVYNMIKDAGIENEKGKKRYSFFNAQLFGLEEALERLVEEYFHPAAKRLDVRKRILLLMGPVSGGKSTLVTMLKRGLEAYSHTDRGAIYAIKGCPMHEDPLHMIPHHLRKDFYDEYGIRIEGNLSPLNMMRLEQEYGGRIEDVIVERIFFSEDKRTGIGTFSPSDPKSQDIADLTGSIDFSTIAEYGSESDPRAYRFDGELNKANRGMMEFQEMLKCDEKFLWHLLSLTQEGNFKAGRFALISADELIVAHTNETEYRSFISNKKNEALHSRIIVMPIPYNLKVTEEEKIYDKMIRESDVNDVHIAPHTLRVAAMFTILTRLKDPKKGDIDLIKKMRLYDGESVEGYNRADVEELKKEHQDEGMSGIDPRYVINRISSTIIRKEVKTINALDVLRSLKEGLDQHPSITAETRERYLNYISIARKEYDDIAKKEVQKAFVYSYEESAKTLMDNYLDNVEAYCNKAKMRDQLTGEEINPDEKLMRSIEEQIGISENAKKAFREEILIRISAYARKGKRFDYNSHDRLREAIQKKLFADLKDVVKITTSTKTPDETQLKKINNVVARLIDEHGYNSTSANELLRYVGSLLNR; encoded by the coding sequence ATGGATATTTTAAAAAAGATTGAGATGTATCGCCAGGATGAAGAGAAGCTGAAGTGGGAAGGGACGTTCAGGGAGTATCTTGAAATCGTGAAGGAACAGCCATGGGTTGCTCAATCGGCACATTCGCGTGTGTATAATATGATCAAAGATGCTGGAATTGAAAACGAAAAAGGGAAGAAACGCTATTCCTTCTTTAATGCACAGTTGTTTGGGCTTGAGGAAGCATTGGAAAGGCTGGTTGAGGAGTACTTTCACCCTGCTGCGAAAAGGCTGGATGTCAGGAAGCGGATCCTTTTGTTAATGGGACCAGTAAGCGGAGGTAAATCGACTCTCGTCACGATGCTGAAAAGAGGGCTGGAGGCTTATTCCCATACTGACAGGGGAGCAATCTATGCGATTAAAGGGTGCCCAATGCATGAAGACCCACTGCATATGATTCCGCATCATTTGCGCAAGGACTTTTATGATGAATATGGTATCCGGATTGAAGGTAATTTATCGCCGCTCAACATGATGAGGCTTGAACAGGAGTATGGCGGCCGGATTGAAGATGTCATTGTGGAAAGAATCTTCTTCTCTGAAGATAAACGGACCGGCATTGGCACATTCAGTCCATCTGATCCAAAATCCCAGGATATTGCCGATTTAACAGGCAGTATCGACTTCTCTACTATCGCGGAATATGGATCTGAGTCCGATCCGCGTGCATACCGTTTTGATGGTGAGCTGAACAAAGCGAATCGGGGCATGATGGAATTCCAGGAGATGCTGAAGTGCGATGAGAAATTCCTCTGGCATTTGCTCAGCCTGACGCAGGAAGGCAATTTTAAAGCAGGAAGATTTGCATTGATCAGCGCGGATGAACTGATTGTCGCACACACGAATGAAACGGAATACCGTTCATTCATCTCCAATAAAAAGAACGAAGCCTTGCATTCACGGATTATCGTGATGCCGATTCCTTATAATTTAAAAGTGACCGAAGAAGAGAAAATCTATGACAAGATGATCAGGGAAAGCGATGTAAACGATGTCCATATCGCACCACATACTCTGAGGGTAGCTGCGATGTTCACGATACTGACGCGCCTGAAGGATCCGAAAAAAGGCGATATTGACCTTATCAAGAAGATGAGGCTCTATGATGGCGAGAGTGTCGAAGGGTACAACAGGGCTGATGTAGAGGAACTGAAAAAAGAGCATCAAGATGAGGGAATGAGCGGGATTGACCCTCGTTATGTCATTAACCGGATTTCTTCAACAATCATTAGAAAAGAAGTTAAAACGATTAATGCATTAGACGTCCTGAGATCTCTTAAAGAAGGCCTTGACCAGCATCCATCGATTACGGCCGAGACAAGGGAGCGGTATCTGAACTATATTTCTATTGCACGTAAGGAATACGATGATATTGCGAAAAAAGAAGTGCAAAAGGCATTCGTCTACTCATACGAAGAATCAGCGAAAACTCTTATGGATAATTATCTTGATAACGTCGAAGCATACTGCAACAAGGCGAAGATGCGTGATCAGCTGACTGGAGAAGAAATCAATCCGGACGAGAAGTTGATGCGCTCCATCGAGGAGCAGATTGGCATTTCCGAAAATGCCAAGAAAGCCTTCCGTGAAGAGATTTTAATCAGGATTTCTGCCTATGCCCGTAAAGGCAAGAGGTTTGATTACAATTCACATGACCGCCTGCGTGAAGCAATCCAGAAAAAGCTGTTTGCTGACCTGAAGGATGTTGTCAAGATTACCACTTCAACGAAAACTCCTGATGAGACGCAGCTGAAGAAAATCAATAATGTCGTCGCAAGGCTGATTGATGAGCATGGTTACAACTCTACTTCAGCAAATGAATTGCTGCGGTATGTCGGAAGCCTGTTAAACAGATAA
- the yhbH gene encoding sporulation protein YhbH produces MTDESNHQFVISQEDWSLHRKGHDDQQRHQEKVQEAIKSNLPDLITEENIIMSNGRDVVKIPIRSLDEYKIRYNYDKNKHVGQGNGDSKVGDVVARDGSGQQQGPGKGQGAGDQAGEDYYEAEVSMMEIEEALFKELELPNLKKKEEQEHLVENIEFNDIRKTGLMGNIDKKRTMMSAYKRNAMTGKPSFHPIYKEDLKFKTWNEVVKPDSKAVVLAMMDTSGSMGLWEKYMARSFFFWMTRFLRSKYETVEIEFIAHHTEAKVVSEEDFFSKGESGGTICSSAYRKALELIDVKYNPSKFNIYPFHFSDGDNLTSDNARCVKLVEELMKVSNMFGYGEVNQYNRHSTLMSAYKNIKDDNFRYYILKQKADVFHAMKSFFKNEENKMYA; encoded by the coding sequence ATGACCGATGAAAGCAATCACCAGTTTGTGATTTCCCAGGAAGATTGGTCCCTCCACCGCAAAGGACATGATGACCAACAGCGCCATCAGGAAAAGGTGCAGGAAGCAATAAAGAGCAATCTGCCTGATTTGATCACCGAAGAGAATATTATCATGTCCAACGGCAGGGATGTCGTAAAGATTCCGATAAGGTCACTGGATGAGTACAAAATCCGTTATAACTATGATAAGAACAAACATGTCGGCCAGGGGAACGGAGACAGTAAAGTAGGCGATGTCGTCGCTCGTGACGGCTCCGGGCAGCAGCAAGGTCCTGGGAAAGGGCAAGGAGCAGGAGACCAGGCCGGTGAGGATTATTACGAAGCAGAAGTATCAATGATGGAAATCGAAGAAGCGTTATTTAAAGAGCTGGAGCTTCCTAACCTCAAGAAGAAGGAAGAACAGGAGCATCTCGTTGAAAATATTGAATTCAACGATATCAGGAAGACTGGATTAATGGGGAATATCGATAAAAAGCGGACGATGATGTCGGCTTATAAACGAAATGCCATGACCGGCAAGCCATCCTTCCACCCTATTTACAAGGAAGACTTGAAGTTCAAGACATGGAATGAAGTTGTGAAACCTGATTCTAAAGCTGTTGTGCTTGCGATGATGGATACAAGCGGAAGTATGGGGCTGTGGGAAAAGTATATGGCAAGAAGCTTTTTCTTCTGGATGACGCGTTTCCTTCGATCCAAGTATGAAACAGTTGAAATTGAATTTATCGCCCACCATACAGAAGCAAAGGTAGTTTCCGAGGAAGACTTTTTCTCAAAAGGGGAAAGCGGAGGTACCATTTGTTCATCCGCCTACCGAAAAGCATTAGAACTGATTGATGTAAAATACAATCCAAGCAAGTTTAACATCTACCCATTCCACTTTTCAGATGGTGATAACCTGACCTCCGACAATGCCCGCTGTGTGAAGTTAGTAGAAGAGCTGATGAAGGTCTCCAATATGTTTGGATATGGAGAAGTCAATCAGTACAACCGCCACTCGACCCTAATGTCCGCGTATAAAAACATTAAAGATGATAACTTCCGTTACTATATCCTCAAGCAGAAGGCTGACGTGTTCCACGCGATGAAAAGCTTTTTCAAAAATGAAGAGAACAAGATGTATGCTTAA
- a CDS encoding nucleotidyltransferase-like protein — protein sequence MEDILRSIYQERASHPNTVGVVVVEKRQKAIAATDTFDVILLIIVKENNDPVFVKHYSYEDKKAAMHIVTEKQINDWLLIGNNKKIFDWLYNGKIVFDRNERIANLKHELREFPFFGRKIKMGIEFAKLIRRYSDGKVLFDNFNYLDAYNHVVHSLHHLARLAVIENGFHPEITVWHQVKQIEPEIYKLYEELICSEESIEKRLELLFLASEFLIHKRTKVGSQHLLEVMESKEYWSFNELMTHPELAPYSVDLGILVEYLIEKKILDVVNVATKGQGIFHRYYKSAEKLS from the coding sequence ATGGAGGATATCCTTCGTTCGATTTATCAAGAACGCGCAAGCCATCCTAATACAGTGGGAGTAGTGGTGGTTGAGAAGAGGCAAAAAGCCATCGCTGCCACTGATACTTTTGATGTCATCCTACTTATTATAGTGAAAGAAAATAATGATCCTGTCTTTGTAAAACATTACTCTTATGAAGATAAAAAAGCAGCAATGCATATTGTGACAGAAAAACAAATCAATGATTGGCTGTTAATAGGCAATAACAAAAAAATATTTGATTGGCTGTACAATGGGAAGATTGTTTTTGACAGGAATGAACGGATTGCCAACCTAAAGCATGAACTCAGGGAGTTTCCTTTCTTTGGCCGAAAAATAAAAATGGGCATCGAGTTTGCTAAATTGATCAGAAGGTATTCTGATGGAAAAGTACTCTTTGACAACTTTAATTATTTGGATGCTTATAATCACGTTGTCCATTCGCTTCATCACCTGGCAAGGTTAGCGGTAATCGAAAATGGCTTCCATCCAGAGATTACAGTGTGGCATCAAGTCAAACAGATTGAACCGGAAATATATAAGTTATATGAAGAATTGATTTGCAGTGAAGAGTCCATTGAAAAGCGGCTGGAGCTATTATTCCTGGCCAGTGAATTTTTGATCCACAAAAGAACCAAGGTTGGCAGCCAGCATTTGCTTGAGGTGATGGAGAGTAAAGAATACTGGTCATTCAATGAATTGATGACACATCCTGAGTTGGCTCCCTACTCTGTAGATCTTGGCATTCTTGTGGAGTATTTGATTGAAAAGAAAATCCTTGATGTAGTCAATGTCGCAACAAAAGGACAAGGTATTTTCCACAGGTATTATAAATCAGCAGAAAAATTATCCTAA
- the nfsA gene encoding oxygen-insensitive NADPH nitroreductase, producing MNQVIETILQHRSIRRFTDQSLDREQVEAIVKSAQAASTSSFIQAYSIIGVTDQKKKDKLAELAGNQAYVAANGHFFVFCADLHRHKVVGDLESADVKDSIESTEKFMVALIDAALAAQNAAIAAESMGLGICYIGGIRNDLEAVKEVLKTPEHVIPLFGMAVGYPDQETDLKPRLPFEHIYMENEYQQDQGLFEKQLQDYNKTTSEYYQERTGGKRADTWTGQMAKMLGRKSRLYMKKFVENQKLNKK from the coding sequence ATGAATCAGGTAATTGAGACTATATTACAACATCGTTCGATCAGGCGTTTTACGGATCAATCGCTGGATAGGGAGCAAGTTGAAGCAATTGTGAAAAGTGCCCAGGCGGCTTCTACTTCTAGCTTTATCCAGGCATATTCAATAATCGGTGTAACAGATCAGAAAAAAAAGGACAAGCTGGCTGAATTGGCCGGTAATCAGGCTTATGTAGCAGCAAATGGCCACTTTTTTGTGTTTTGTGCAGACCTGCATCGCCATAAGGTAGTCGGTGACTTGGAAAGTGCAGATGTAAAAGATTCAATTGAAAGCACAGAAAAATTCATGGTGGCATTGATTGATGCTGCTTTAGCTGCCCAGAATGCAGCCATAGCGGCTGAATCGATGGGGCTTGGGATTTGCTATATCGGCGGAATCCGCAACGACCTCGAGGCCGTGAAGGAAGTTTTGAAGACACCTGAGCATGTTATTCCTCTGTTTGGCATGGCTGTAGGGTATCCTGACCAGGAAACGGATCTCAAGCCGCGTCTGCCGTTCGAGCATATCTATATGGAAAACGAGTATCAACAAGACCAGGGTTTATTTGAAAAGCAGCTTCAAGATTACAATAAAACGACTTCTGAATATTACCAGGAGAGAACGGGTGGAAAGAGAGCCGATACCTGGACGGGCCAGATGGCAAAAATGCTAGGGCGCAAATCAAGGTTGTATATGAAGAAGTTTGTGGAAAATCAAAAATTGAATAAAAAATAA
- a CDS encoding B3/B4 domain-containing protein: MEIQVSRSICDLIPGFSVGIIEYKDIHVGESPQMLKGRLQLFQESIYFDLLEKNVTELEGIKEWRGIFKTTGKDPNRYRHSAESLYRRIAKQNYLQPIHSAIDLNNFFSLEYQIPIGVYDSDKLIGNVSIKIGEEGEEYKGLNGRTNNLANLITSADEQGPFGSPFVDSERSAVTALTTNALQIVYLRPSTTPESMHKMTQSLMNMFTQIHGGTGIYRMIGC; encoded by the coding sequence ATGGAAATTCAAGTTTCCAGGTCGATATGCGATCTCATTCCCGGATTCTCTGTCGGGATTATCGAATATAAAGACATACATGTAGGCGAGTCTCCGCAAATGTTAAAAGGCAGATTGCAGCTTTTCCAGGAATCAATTTACTTCGACCTTCTGGAAAAAAACGTAACCGAGCTTGAAGGCATCAAAGAATGGCGAGGAATATTCAAAACAACAGGGAAGGATCCAAACCGATATAGACATTCGGCCGAATCCCTCTACCGCAGGATCGCAAAGCAGAATTATCTTCAACCCATACATAGTGCGATAGATTTAAATAACTTCTTCTCACTTGAATATCAAATTCCAATAGGAGTTTATGACAGTGACAAGCTGATAGGAAATGTATCGATTAAAATCGGAGAAGAAGGCGAAGAATACAAAGGTCTAAATGGAAGAACCAATAACCTTGCCAACTTAATCACCTCTGCAGATGAACAAGGTCCATTCGGCAGCCCATTTGTCGATTCAGAAAGATCTGCCGTAACAGCATTAACGACAAATGCCCTGCAGATTGTATATTTAAGACCCTCAACTACACCCGAGAGCATGCATAAAATGACACAATCATTAATGAACATGTTTACCCAAATCCATGGAGGGACTGGCATATATAGAATGATCGGATGCTGA